Proteins from a genomic interval of Gemmatimonadaceae bacterium:
- a CDS encoding dihydroorotate dehydrogenase: protein MTAPAALRTVVSNLEFKNPIVLAAGTAGYGEELSGVMHLEAVGGLVTKAVSLAPRDGNAAPRVAEFDGGMMNAVGLANPGLDAVRREHVPWLATHLAGTRKIVNVVGFEIDEYPAVVAGLEEALSMPAMHDAVEAYELNVSCPNTKAGGMEFGADPASLRLVIERARRETRRPLFVKLSPTLSNIGDAARIAADAGADAISVVNTIPGLLIDVERRRPVLGFGSGGVSGPAILPVGVLATWKVRQAVALPMLGIGGVASATDAVQYILAGASLVGIGTAALRDPRAPERIVRDLEQWCARHGVTHLQSLSGTLEWPH from the coding sequence GTGACGGCGCCGGCCGCCCTCCGGACGGTCGTTAGCAATCTTGAATTCAAGAATCCTATCGTCCTCGCCGCCGGGACCGCGGGCTACGGCGAGGAGCTGTCGGGCGTCATGCACCTGGAGGCGGTGGGCGGCCTCGTCACGAAGGCCGTCTCGCTCGCGCCGCGCGACGGAAACGCCGCGCCGCGCGTCGCCGAATTCGACGGCGGAATGATGAACGCCGTCGGACTGGCGAACCCCGGACTCGACGCCGTCCGCCGCGAGCACGTGCCCTGGCTGGCGACGCACCTCGCGGGCACGCGAAAGATCGTGAATGTCGTGGGCTTTGAGATCGACGAGTATCCGGCCGTGGTCGCGGGGCTCGAAGAGGCGCTGTCCATGCCCGCCATGCACGACGCCGTCGAAGCGTACGAGCTCAATGTCAGCTGCCCAAACACGAAGGCGGGCGGCATGGAGTTCGGCGCCGATCCCGCCTCGTTGCGGCTCGTCATCGAGCGTGCTCGCCGCGAAACACGACGGCCGCTGTTCGTGAAGCTCTCGCCGACACTGTCGAACATCGGTGACGCGGCGCGCATCGCGGCGGATGCCGGCGCCGACGCGATCAGCGTGGTGAACACAATTCCCGGCTTGCTGATTGATGTGGAGCGTCGCCGTCCGGTGCTGGGTTTCGGTTCGGGTGGCGTCAGCGGGCCGGCGATTCTCCCGGTCGGTGTCCTCGCGACGTGGAAAGTCCGCCAGGCGGTCGCGCTTCCGATGCTCGGCATTGGAGGGGTAGCGAGCGCGACCGATGCGGTGCAATACATTCTCGCCGGCGCGTCACTCGTAGGTATCGGAACTGCAGCACTTCGCGACCCGCGGGCGCCCGAGCGAATCGTGCGCGACCTCGAGCAGTGGTGCGCGCGACACGGCGTCACCCATCTGCAATCGCTGAGTGGAACACTGGAATGGCCGCACTGA
- the pyrF gene encoding orotidine-5'-phosphate decarboxylase: MAALTNAPSTLSNATTTTPIVALDVSTAEDAIELVDYLGERCRFYKVGNELFTAAGPAILRELRARGCDVFLDLKFHDIPNTVAGGVRNAAHMGARLVTVHGVGGVTMLRAAAEAARDASGDACGVLAVTVLTSLTAGDVARAWGRDAAVLDVSDEVLRLADLAKEAGVHGVVCSGREASRVRERHGVALAVLVPGVRPAGGAVQDQARVVTPAEAGAAGARYVVVGRMVTAASDRRRAMDEVVRELASGR, translated from the coding sequence ATGGCCGCACTGACCAACGCGCCGAGCACACTGAGCAACGCAACGACGACGACTCCGATTGTCGCGCTCGACGTCTCGACGGCGGAAGACGCCATCGAGCTCGTCGACTACCTCGGCGAGCGGTGCCGCTTTTACAAGGTTGGCAACGAGCTGTTCACGGCGGCGGGGCCCGCCATTCTCCGCGAGCTGCGCGCGCGCGGCTGCGACGTGTTTCTGGACCTCAAGTTTCACGATATTCCAAACACGGTCGCCGGCGGCGTTCGCAACGCCGCGCACATGGGTGCTCGGCTCGTGACGGTGCATGGGGTTGGCGGCGTGACGATGTTGCGAGCGGCGGCGGAGGCCGCGCGAGACGCGTCTGGCGATGCGTGCGGCGTACTCGCCGTGACCGTGTTGACGTCGCTCACAGCGGGCGACGTGGCGCGGGCCTGGGGTAGGGACGCGGCCGTGCTGGACGTGAGCGACGAGGTGCTGCGGCTGGCGGACTTGGCCAAGGAAGCCGGGGTGCACGGCGTCGTCTGTAGCGGCCGAGAGGCGTCGCGAGTGCGCGAGCGGCATGGCGTCGCCCTGGCTGTGCTGGTACCGGGCGTTCGTCCGGCCGGTGGAGCGGTGCAGGATCAGGCGCGTGTGGTCACACCGGCCGAGGCGGGCGCGGCGGGCGCGCGGTACGTCGTGGTTGGCCGGATGGTGACGGCCGCGAGCGACCGGCGGCGGGCGATGGACGAGGTGGTGCGAGAGCTTGCTTCGGGTCGG